The genomic DNA AGCGCTGCTCGAGCGCTCCCAGCAGTCCCGGCGACGTGACGAGCCGGCTATCGATGACCGAGAGCGCGTGGACCGTCGCGTCGTAGCGGGCGGCGATGTCGAAGGTGTGTTCGGCGACCCGTTCGGCCTGACGGCCGCCGTCGGTCGGAAGGAGGATGCGGTCGTAGTCGGCCTCGCGCTCTGCGACCGCCGACCGCGTCGTGAGCACCGGCTGGGTCGCCTTCTCGAGAACCGACGCGGCGACGCTCCCGAGCATCCGGCGGGCGAGGCCGCCTCGCCCGCGGGTCCCCATCGCGATGAGGTCGGCGTCGTGCTCGTCGGCGTACCGCCGGATGCCCCGGGCGGGCGTCCCCTGGACGACCGCGGTCTCGGTTTCGAGGCCGAGGTCGCGGGCCTGCTCGGCGACCACGGCCGTCGCCCGCTCCCCACGGTCGGTGAGCATACCGATGATGGCCTCGTAGTCGGTGAACCCGTCCTCGTCGAAGCTGACCGCACGGGTGTCGACGACGTAGAGAGCGTGGACGGTCGCCCCGTAACGGGCGGCGAGTGCCAGCCCGTGGGTGACCGCCGGGCGGGTCCGGTCGCTGCCGTCGGTGGCGATGAGAACCGTGTCGTACATACGCCACCTGTGACGGGGCGGCACTTAACCGCTCGCCGGTGCCGGGGCGAATCGGGAGGACGCGACGGCGGCGGCGGGCGCTTCCGGATGCTCCCACCCCTGGCCCTGGCCCGGCCCTCAGAGCACGACCATGAACAGGGTGAGCGAGGTGCAGACGATGAGGAGGCCGGCCACCATCGCGACGGCGGTGTAGCCGATGATGTCCCGGGCCCGGAGGTTCGCGATAGCCAGGAGCGGGATGGCCCAGAACGGCTGAATCATGTTCGTCAACTGGTCGCCCAGCATCTCGATGATGACCGCCTGTGCGGGGGTGTAGCCGAAGCCGGTCGTGACGTCGAGCATAATCGGTCCCATCGCGACCCACTGGCCACCGCCCGAGGGGATGAAGATGTTGACGACACCCGCGACGAGGACGCCGATGACCGGCCACGTCGTCGGCGTCGCGAACCCGCCGAAGAACTCGACGATGACCGTCGCCAGCCCCGTCCCCGTCAGCAGGCCCGCGATGCCCGCGTAGAACGGGAACTGGAAGATGATACCGGAGATGTTCGTGACGCTGTCGCGCATCTGTTTCACGATGGCCGTCGGCCGGTTCCAGAGGAGGATGGCGAGCAGGAGGAACAGAGCGTTGATGCTGTTGAGCGTGAGGTTCGAGATGCCACCGCCGCGCAGGAACCACGCGTTCACGACGAAGAAGGCGGGGAACAGCCCGATAGCCAGCCCCAGCAGCCGGGAGTCGTTGAGCCGGTCGGCGACCGTCCGGTCGTCGGTGTCGCCGTCGCTGCCGCCGTCGGTCGCCACCGGCTCCTGGGCGTACGCCTCCGTGACCACCCGGTCGACCTCCCGGTAGGTGCGGCGCGGGAGTTCCCGGACCCCCTCGGTCGGGTGGAGCAGTCCCATCACGACCGGGACCACCACCAGCAGTGCGCCGGTCGTGACGATGTTGGTGACGCTCCCGATGGTCTGTGCCAGCGGGATGCCGCCCCGGACGTAGTCGGGGAACGAGGCCGGGACGAGCGAGGGGTCGGCCATCAGCAGGCCGACCGAGGAGGAGAAGCCGCCGTGGAACACCATAAGGCTGGTGTACCCGGCCGCAGCCAGCAGCGGGTAGTGGACCGAGATACCCTGCTCCTGGCACTCGTAGGCGACCCGTTTCGCCATGATGGCGCCGACGATGAGGCCGATGGCCCACGAGACGACGGCGGCGGCCATAGCGACGAACGAGGTGAACCAGACCGCGGTGAACCGGGAGCTGGGCAGGCGCGCCAGCCGTTCGAGACCGCGGGTGAAGATGGGGGATTTCGCGATGGCAT from Haloglomus litoreum includes the following:
- a CDS encoding TIGR00366 family protein → MLSLIRSFGERCSDLSERYIPDPYVIAIVLTFVAAAAAVATGSGPRETLTAWTGGVWSLLPFMAAISVLLMAGDAIAKSPIFTRGLERLARLPSSRFTAVWFTSFVAMAAAVVSWAIGLIVGAIMAKRVAYECQEQGISVHYPLLAAAGYTSLMVFHGGFSSSVGLLMADPSLVPASFPDYVRGGIPLAQTIGSVTNIVTTGALLVVVPVVMGLLHPTEGVRELPRRTYREVDRVVTEAYAQEPVATDGGSDGDTDDRTVADRLNDSRLLGLAIGLFPAFFVVNAWFLRGGGISNLTLNSINALFLLLAILLWNRPTAIVKQMRDSVTNISGIIFQFPFYAGIAGLLTGTGLATVIVEFFGGFATPTTWPVIGVLVAGVVNIFIPSGGGQWVAMGPIMLDVTTGFGYTPAQAVIIEMLGDQLTNMIQPFWAIPLLAIANLRARDIIGYTAVAMVAGLLIVCTSLTLFMVVL
- a CDS encoding universal stress protein; the encoded protein is MYDTVLIATDGSDRTRPAVTHGLALAARYGATVHALYVVDTRAVSFDEDGFTDYEAIIGMLTDRGERATAVVAEQARDLGLETETAVVQGTPARGIRRYADEHDADLIAMGTRGRGGLARRMLGSVAASVLEKATQPVLTTRSAVAEREADYDRILLPTDGGRQAERVAEHTFDIAARYDATVHALSVIDSRLVTSPGLLGALEQRSEAALDAVTDHGERVGVDVKTSVWRGTPSDCITTYAADRDIDLLTMGAHGKRRLDRFLTANVAERVVRTASCPTLTLRRQDD